The segment ATACTCCCTGAGGTTATCGACAAATCGCGCTGGATGAGCCGTCTCATCACCCTACGCTATGCGGGGGCACTGTTGATCGGGATGCTGTTTGGCCTCGTCTCCACCCCGTGTGCTTCGGCTCCGCTGGTGGCGATCATCACGGTAGCCTCCAATGCTCCCGATTGGTACGCATATGCCCTTGTCCTCACCTTTGCACTGGGGCATTCGCTCTTGCTGCTGGCGGCGGGAGTATCGGTGGGATTTGCCCAAAGTGTCGCCTCCAGCACAAAAATAGCGTTAATAACCGGATGGATCACCAAAATCTTCTCCTTTGCCCTGATCGGTATCGGAGTCTATTTTTTCACCCTTGCCTACGAGCAATTTTAAAGGATTATCATGTTTAAACTCATTTCACTTCTTGCTTTTTGCGCATCGTTATTCTCCGCCGAACTGCAACCGCGCCCGTATGCACTGGTCCTTCAAGAGATAGGCAAAGGGCAAACGGTTATGGTCGAAGCGGGTTCTACCAAATGCAATGCCTGTAAAGAGATGGGGGCACTGCTCTACCGTGAAATGGAACTCAACCCCAAACGAAAGATATTTTTTGTCAATGTTGCAGAAGAGCGTAGCGCGGCGCGTGCTATGAAAATCCAGATGATCCCGACACAGATAGTCTACGATCCGCAGGGGCGTGAAATCGACCGTCATATCGGCGGGTTTACCACCGATGCTCTGAAACAGTTTTTAGCCAAGAATAAAATCTAGGAGAAATATATGAAAAGAATATTAGCGATTCTTCTGTTCGCAGGTTCACTTAGCGGCGAAACATTCGACCATTACCTCAAACGCTTCGATTACAATGAACGTACCGAAATGAAGATCAAAAGTCTTGAGGCCGTTGAACTCTACAAAATGGGTGAGGTCGAGTTCGTAGACATACGTTTCAAAGAAGAACAGGCCATTTGGAGTTTTCCTTTTATGAAAATGATACCTCTGAACGAACTGCCGGACCGTTTAAACGAACTCGATAAAAATAAAACCATTGTAACCGTCTGCCCTCATTACGACCGTGCTGAGATGGCTCGTATCTTTTTGACTCTGAAGGGGTTTAAAAGCCGATATTTGACCGATGGACTGATAGGGCTTGCAGGTTACCTACGCGGTGATGAGGCAAAAGAGTTTATAGAAGAAATGAAGAAGAGATAAGATGAATTTTTTTTAACATTGTGATTAATTGTTGATATGTTTTAGTTATAATTATTCTAAAAAGCATTGATACAAATTTATGGATAAAAATTACAAATCCTACTTTTTAGGATATTTCATCATCTTTGGGATACTCATCACCGTCCTAAGTTCTCTCATCAGTTACAAAATTCATATGATTGATATAGAGGGTTCTGTAAAAAAATATGCCCAAGAAGTATCGATCAGCAGAAAAAATTATATTCTGCAACCCCACATCGATCAAATGGACGATATTGTTAACTCAATCGCCAACGATCAAGCCATGAAAGATTTTGTTCAGACCGGGAACCTGCTAAAAAAACGTGAACTTCAAAATCTTTTTTTAACTCTCACTAACTCCAATAAAGCCATCATGCAAACACGATTTATCGATGCAAACGGCCAAGAGGTCATTAGAGTAAATCGTGATAACGGACAAAGCCTTCCCTATATTGTCAAAGAATCGGATCTTCAAAATAAAAAAGGGCGAGATTATTTTCAGGCTGTCAGCAAACTGAATAGACCGGTAATTTGGCATTCGAAACTCGATCTCAATATTGAAAACGGTAAAATAGAAGTCCCCTATCGTCCCACTATCCGAATCGCCGTCCCCCTTTTTAATGAGGGAAAATTTTCCGGAATGGTCATTTGCAACATGCTTTCCGGCGAGTTATTTAAATCCGTAGAAAATTCACCTCTGTTTGATCTTTTTATCATAGACAAAGAGGGAAACTATATTCTTCATCCCGACAATAAATTTGCATGGAACAAATATACCGGAGTAAAGCGGGATCTTTATGAAGATTTCCCCGAAGACGCATCCTCTATCTTGGCAGGT is part of the Sulfuricurvum sp. genome and harbors:
- a CDS encoding cytochrome c biogenesis protein CcdA, which codes for MESFLLGLLETHGALVFAGAFSVGALTSLAPCSIISVPLLVGSALGMSSHLTPRERVTFTYLFSLMFAFGVTVSFSILAYMVAKMGYFFSVAPLEAYIAGAIAAIAIGLYSLGILPEVIDKSRWMSRLITLRYAGALLIGMLFGLVSTPCASAPLVAIITVASNAPDWYAYALVLTFALGHSLLLLAAGVSVGFAQSVASSTKIALITGWITKIFSFALIGIGVYFFTLAYEQF
- a CDS encoding thioredoxin family protein, which translates into the protein MFKLISLLAFCASLFSAELQPRPYALVLQEIGKGQTVMVEAGSTKCNACKEMGALLYREMELNPKRKIFFVNVAEERSAARAMKIQMIPTQIVYDPQGREIDRHIGGFTTDALKQFLAKNKI
- a CDS encoding rhodanese-like domain-containing protein, which encodes MKRILAILLFAGSLSGETFDHYLKRFDYNERTEMKIKSLEAVELYKMGEVEFVDIRFKEEQAIWSFPFMKMIPLNELPDRLNELDKNKTIVTVCPHYDRAEMARIFLTLKGFKSRYLTDGLIGLAGYLRGDEAKEFIEEMKKR